One Nonomuraea angiospora DNA segment encodes these proteins:
- a CDS encoding MaoC family dehydratase, whose product MRTFANVQELKAAVGEKFGPTEWRTVTQDQVNLFADATDDHQWIHVDVERAKEGPFGGTIAHGYLSLSLLPSFMFSMVKVEGIAMGVNYGLNKVRFPRPIMVGARIRAVGELTDVKGTPAGYLSSLKMTIEIEGEKRPACIAETLSLYVPAE is encoded by the coding sequence ATGCGGACCTTCGCGAATGTTCAGGAGCTCAAGGCGGCCGTCGGCGAGAAGTTCGGCCCGACCGAGTGGCGCACCGTCACCCAGGACCAGGTCAACCTCTTCGCCGACGCCACCGACGACCACCAGTGGATCCACGTCGACGTGGAGCGGGCCAAGGAGGGGCCGTTCGGGGGCACGATCGCCCACGGCTACCTGAGCCTGTCGCTGCTGCCGTCGTTCATGTTCTCGATGGTCAAGGTCGAGGGCATCGCCATGGGCGTCAACTACGGCCTCAACAAGGTCCGTTTCCCCCGGCCGATCATGGTCGGCGCGCGGATCAGGGCCGTGGGCGAGCTGACGGACGTGAAGGGCACCCCCGCCGGCTACCTGTCCAGCCTGAAGATGACGATCGAGATCGAGGGCGAGAAGCGGCCCGCCTGCATCGCCGAGACGCTGAGCCTGTACGTTCCCGCCGAGTAG
- a CDS encoding DoxX family protein translates to MNVVLWIVQAVLAAMFGMAGVMKSTQPKDKLAAKLPWVEDFSAGTVRFIGIAELAGALGLILPALSGIAPVLTPLAATGLAVVMVLAALAHVRRKEPSAIAFNAVLFVLAAFVAWGRFGPYGF, encoded by the coding sequence ATGAACGTCGTCCTGTGGATCGTGCAGGCCGTCCTGGCCGCCATGTTCGGCATGGCCGGAGTGATGAAGTCCACCCAGCCCAAGGACAAGCTCGCTGCCAAGCTGCCGTGGGTGGAGGACTTCTCCGCCGGCACCGTCCGCTTCATCGGCATCGCCGAGCTGGCCGGCGCGCTCGGGCTGATCCTGCCCGCGCTCTCCGGCATCGCGCCCGTCCTGACCCCGCTGGCCGCCACTGGCCTGGCCGTGGTGATGGTCCTGGCCGCGCTCGCCCATGTCCGTCGCAAGGAACCGTCCGCGATCGCCTTCAACGCGGTCCTGTTCGTGCTGGCCGCGTTCGTCGCCTGGGGCCGTTTCGGCCCCTACGGCTTCTGA
- a CDS encoding AAA family ATPase, with the protein MDPVRNPYAPGAGQRPPELAGRDRELQQFEVVLERVARGRPERSMVVTGLRGVGKTVLLNTFKSMAMQRLWGTGKIEARPDQSIRRPVAAALHMAIRELAPRHRAPERIEEFLGVLKAFAMRDPAAAKGTSHWSPGIEVPASRGRADSGDLEIDLTELFVDAASVATDLAVGIALFIDEMQDVPAADVSALCAACHELSQTGGPLIVVGAGLPHLPSVLSASKSYSERLFRYARIDKLDREAADLALILPAREEEVEFTQEALDALYEAADGYPYFVQAYGKVAWDLAPRSPITIDDVKVSAPEAEEELAVGFFGSRYERATPAERDYMHAMAQIGDEPVATAEVADALGRKPSSLSPARDSLIKKGLIYSAERGLIAFTVPHFGKFLRAQPV; encoded by the coding sequence GTGGACCCTGTGCGAAACCCCTACGCTCCCGGCGCCGGGCAGCGTCCGCCGGAGCTCGCCGGGCGCGACCGAGAGCTGCAGCAGTTCGAGGTCGTGCTGGAGCGAGTGGCCCGCGGCCGTCCCGAGCGCAGCATGGTCGTCACCGGCCTGCGAGGCGTCGGTAAGACCGTCCTGCTCAACACGTTCAAGTCCATGGCCATGCAGCGGCTGTGGGGCACGGGCAAGATCGAGGCCCGGCCCGACCAGTCGATCCGGCGCCCCGTGGCGGCCGCGCTGCACATGGCCATCCGGGAGCTGGCCCCGCGCCACCGCGCCCCCGAGCGCATCGAGGAGTTCCTCGGCGTGCTCAAGGCGTTCGCCATGCGCGATCCGGCGGCGGCCAAGGGCACCTCTCACTGGTCGCCCGGCATCGAGGTGCCCGCCAGCCGCGGGCGCGCCGACTCCGGCGACCTGGAGATCGACCTCACCGAGCTGTTCGTCGACGCCGCGAGCGTGGCCACCGACCTGGCCGTGGGCATCGCGCTCTTCATCGACGAGATGCAGGACGTCCCGGCCGCCGACGTCTCCGCGCTCTGCGCCGCCTGCCACGAGCTGTCCCAGACGGGCGGGCCGCTGATCGTGGTGGGGGCCGGGCTGCCGCACCTGCCGAGCGTGCTGTCGGCCAGCAAGAGCTATTCCGAACGGCTCTTCCGCTACGCGCGCATCGACAAGCTCGACCGCGAGGCGGCCGATCTCGCGCTGATCCTGCCGGCGCGGGAGGAAGAGGTGGAGTTCACCCAGGAGGCCCTCGACGCCCTCTACGAGGCGGCCGACGGCTATCCCTACTTCGTGCAGGCGTACGGCAAGGTCGCCTGGGACCTGGCGCCGCGCAGCCCGATCACCATCGACGACGTCAAGGTCTCGGCGCCGGAGGCCGAGGAGGAGCTCGCGGTCGGGTTCTTCGGCAGCCGCTACGAGCGGGCCACCCCGGCCGAGCGCGACTACATGCACGCCATGGCGCAGATCGGCGACGAGCCGGTCGCCACCGCGGAGGTGGCCGACGCCCTCGGGCGAAAGCCGTCCAGCCTCTCACCCGCCCGTGACAGCCTCATCAAGAAAGGGCTCATCTACAGCGCCGAGCGCGGCCTGATCGCGTTCACGGTGCCGCACTTCGGGAAGTTCCTGCGCGCTCAGCCGGTCTGA
- a CDS encoding sensor histidine kinase: protein MGDMKREALGAGVAFAMGDMKREALGAGVAFAMGVVLIVGGAALQRGVPVWLLCVPLAITCAGVLVRRRAPLASLGLGVVAITIDAFVGPSLATVLIFTDNLYAAALYGPARFARWLLGITAVLAVAAGAVAGFLAEDWWMLAVMGVQAGLVLVTPVTTALVLREHRDRAAAERERAEQVAHLAELDRQAAVAAERTRMARELHDMIANHFSAIAIQSTAALSRKDLDRATVRKVMESVRENSVKGLAEMRTMIGLLRQEGDDPAEAMRPRLADAETLVERVTRAGLVAELRVAGEPRELPAPVDLAGYRILQEALTNALKHGESPVRVVVTYEAGRVLMSVENAVGGRAARLPGAGAGLIGMRERALLVGGSFEAGASDGGELWRVSAELPTGDEQMVPYAAVLGFGPRDRESGVEAR, encoded by the coding sequence ATGGGGGACATGAAGCGGGAGGCGTTGGGGGCCGGGGTGGCCTTTGCGATGGGGGACATGAAGCGGGAGGCGTTGGGGGCCGGGGTGGCCTTTGCGATGGGGGTGGTTCTCATCGTGGGTGGGGCCGCGCTCCAGCGGGGCGTGCCGGTCTGGCTGCTGTGCGTGCCGCTGGCCATCACCTGTGCCGGGGTGCTGGTGCGGCGGCGGGCGCCCCTCGCCTCGCTGGGGTTGGGGGTCGTCGCGATCACGATCGACGCGTTCGTGGGGCCTTCGCTGGCGACGGTGCTGATCTTTACGGACAACCTCTATGCCGCGGCGCTTTATGGGCCGGCGCGGTTCGCCCGGTGGCTGCTCGGGATCACCGCCGTGCTGGCGGTCGCGGCGGGGGCCGTGGCCGGGTTCCTCGCCGAGGACTGGTGGATGCTCGCTGTCATGGGGGTGCAGGCGGGGCTGGTGCTGGTGACGCCCGTCACCACGGCGCTGGTGCTGCGGGAGCATCGGGATCGGGCGGCGGCGGAGCGGGAGCGGGCCGAGCAGGTGGCTCATCTGGCCGAGCTCGATCGGCAGGCGGCCGTCGCGGCGGAGCGTACGCGGATGGCTCGCGAGCTGCACGACATGATCGCCAACCATTTCAGCGCCATCGCCATCCAGTCCACCGCCGCGCTTTCGCGTAAGGATCTCGATCGGGCGACCGTCCGGAAGGTCATGGAGTCCGTACGGGAGAACAGCGTGAAGGGGCTGGCCGAGATGCGGACGATGATCGGGCTGCTGCGGCAGGAGGGTGACGATCCCGCTGAGGCCATGCGGCCCCGGCTGGCGGATGCGGAGACGCTGGTGGAGCGGGTCACGCGGGCCGGGCTGGTCGCCGAGTTGCGGGTCGCGGGGGAGCCACGGGAGCTGCCCGCGCCGGTCGATCTCGCCGGATACCGGATCCTGCAGGAGGCGCTCACCAACGCGCTCAAGCACGGGGAGTCGCCTGTCCGGGTCGTCGTCACGTACGAGGCGGGGCGGGTTCTGATGAGTGTCGAGAACGCGGTCGGCGGGCGTGCGGCGCGGCTGCCTGGGGCCGGGGCAGGGTTGATCGGGATGCGGGAGCGGGCGTTGTTGGTGGGCGGTTCTTTCGAGGCCGGGGCCTCGGATGGCGGTGAGCTGTGGCGGGTGTCGGCTGAGTTGCCCACCGGTGATGAGCAGATGGTGCCGTACGCGGCCGTCCTGGGCTTTGGGCCCCGGGACAGGGAGTCGGGGGTCGAGGCGCGGTGA
- a CDS encoding SDR family NAD(P)-dependent oxidoreductase has translation MPTIAIVGAGPGMGLAIARTFGGRGFDVALIARTKDKLESLVAQLQAEGVTAAAFPADVLDRPSLSAALDAAADRFGGIEVLEYSPAPHSPVPGLTMAVPTEVTVDNLQPQIEYTVYGALAAAHAVLPAMRQAGAGTLLFTTGGGSVHPVPMLGNVNAAAAALRNWVLNLHNELAGSGVHAAHVAINTWIGEGGPEGIPAATPEQIAPLYWDLYERRDQPELVFNG, from the coding sequence GTGCCCACCATTGCCATCGTCGGTGCCGGGCCCGGCATGGGCCTGGCCATCGCCCGCACCTTCGGCGGCCGCGGCTTCGACGTCGCTCTGATCGCCCGTACCAAGGACAAGCTGGAGAGCCTGGTCGCCCAGCTCCAAGCAGAGGGCGTCACGGCCGCGGCGTTCCCCGCCGACGTGCTGGACCGGCCCTCCCTGTCCGCCGCCCTCGACGCGGCAGCCGACCGCTTCGGCGGCATCGAGGTGCTGGAGTACTCCCCGGCGCCGCACTCGCCGGTGCCCGGCCTCACCATGGCGGTCCCCACCGAGGTCACAGTGGACAACCTGCAGCCGCAAATCGAATACACCGTCTACGGCGCGCTGGCCGCCGCCCACGCGGTGCTGCCCGCCATGCGGCAGGCCGGCGCCGGGACGCTGCTGTTCACCACCGGCGGCGGCTCGGTGCACCCCGTCCCCATGCTCGGCAACGTCAACGCCGCCGCCGCGGCGCTGCGCAACTGGGTGCTCAACCTGCACAACGAGCTGGCCGGCAGCGGCGTGCACGCCGCGCACGTCGCGATCAACACCTGGATCGGCGAGGGCGGCCCCGAGGGTATCCCCGCGGCCACGCCCGAGCAGATCGCCCCCCTGTACTGGGACCTGTACGAGCGCCGCGACCAGCCCGAGCTCGTCTTCAACGGCTGA
- a CDS encoding BTAD domain-containing putative transcriptional regulator, with protein sequence MRVGLLGPFEVRNHDGAVVEVPGIRLRALLAALALEPGRIVTRTRLVDWIWGEEPPADEVNALQALVSRLRRVLPTGVIEADSGGYRLALAADAVDVSRFEHLVGQARAAEPAARAELLRSALALWRGTAMADIALQGSDAFDAAVTRLNELYVAALGDRVDADIRLGQGSELVSELTDLVATYPLREGFVAALMRALAEAGRGNEALTLYQRTRERLAEELGADPSAELSALHTALLRGELGERADNRRTNLRAELTSFVGKDDDISAVADLAVKHRLVTLTGAGGSGKTRLATETARTMLTELPDGAWLVELASVGAGGELAQAVLTAIGLRDQALLGGARAGDPMDRLITALRERTMLLILDNCEHVIEAAAAFADRLLGECRRLRILATSREPLGIFGEVLWGVEPLALPAEGADPSEVGSSSAVRLLRDRAGLVRKDIGSDAHTLSTMARICRALDGMPLAIELAAARLRTMSVDQLARGLDDRFRLLTGGSRTALSRHKTLRAVVDYSWDLLTEAERGVLRRLSVFSGGTSGGASLEAAERVCGGEVFAGEQVFDVLTALMEKSLLLADGEDTPRYRMLNTIREYAAHRLAEAGETEPARRAHLAYFTELAETADPHLRRAEQLEWLSTLEAEHDNISAALRGAIAEGWAQEAMRLVGAAGWYYFGRHRAEGAELSIAAASLPGEVSDEVRALACLIVTIFLSSGVGGDQYHAREWIQEAYRLSQRSGYRHPLLGFVALLERILQGPAEFLPALEPLITDDDPWVRAQARLTRGRFRLTLGGDETDVDADAKIALSEFRALGDRWGISLALTFLADRLAMRGEFTRACEHYEDAAVAMTEIGATEDVIGLRARQAQLYWLLGDERSSASATAEAQRCAGGIAWPDALAELALSRAELARWRGEPEQAHEHLATVRAVLGEADKIGSIRAKTMDQYGYLTEDLEQSRAHRTEAFRAAVEQAYPPAIAEVLIGIADLALRQGEYEQAARLLGASDSVRGTPDRSLPDASRIAEDTRDRLGETLFAEATRDGARRDWRELAESMLAS encoded by the coding sequence ATGCGAGTCGGATTGCTCGGGCCCTTCGAGGTCCGGAACCATGACGGGGCCGTGGTGGAGGTTCCGGGGATTCGGCTGCGCGCACTGCTGGCGGCGCTCGCTCTCGAACCTGGCCGGATCGTCACGCGTACGAGGCTGGTGGACTGGATCTGGGGGGAAGAGCCGCCCGCCGACGAAGTGAATGCCTTGCAGGCGTTGGTGTCCAGGCTGCGCAGGGTGTTGCCGACCGGGGTGATCGAGGCGGATTCCGGCGGATATCGGCTGGCCCTGGCTGCTGACGCCGTGGACGTGTCCCGGTTCGAGCACCTGGTCGGTCAGGCCCGGGCCGCCGAGCCTGCGGCGCGGGCGGAGCTGCTGCGCTCGGCCCTGGCATTGTGGCGTGGTACGGCCATGGCGGACATCGCGCTGCAAGGCAGCGATGCGTTCGACGCCGCGGTCACGCGTCTGAACGAGCTCTACGTCGCCGCGCTCGGGGACCGGGTGGATGCCGACATCCGCCTCGGCCAGGGCTCGGAGCTGGTCTCCGAGCTGACCGACCTGGTTGCCACGTACCCGCTGCGGGAGGGGTTCGTGGCGGCGTTGATGCGGGCGCTCGCCGAGGCGGGGCGTGGGAACGAGGCGTTGACCCTGTACCAGCGGACGCGCGAGCGGCTCGCCGAGGAGCTGGGCGCCGATCCGTCGGCCGAGCTCTCCGCGCTGCACACCGCGTTGCTCCGTGGCGAGCTGGGCGAGCGGGCGGACAACCGCAGGACGAACCTGCGCGCCGAGCTGACGAGTTTCGTCGGCAAGGACGATGACATTTCGGCGGTCGCCGACCTGGCCGTCAAGCACCGGCTGGTCACCTTGACGGGGGCGGGCGGTTCGGGCAAGACCAGGCTGGCCACGGAGACCGCGCGGACGATGCTCACCGAGCTGCCGGATGGGGCGTGGCTGGTCGAGCTGGCCTCGGTGGGGGCGGGCGGTGAGCTGGCGCAGGCCGTCCTTACCGCGATCGGCCTGCGTGACCAGGCCCTGCTCGGCGGTGCGCGGGCCGGGGACCCGATGGATCGGCTCATCACCGCGCTCCGGGAGCGCACGATGCTGCTGATCCTGGACAACTGCGAGCACGTGATCGAGGCGGCCGCGGCCTTCGCGGATCGGCTCCTGGGAGAGTGCCGGAGGTTGCGGATCCTGGCCACGAGCAGGGAACCGCTCGGCATCTTCGGGGAAGTGCTGTGGGGGGTCGAGCCGCTCGCGCTGCCCGCGGAGGGAGCCGACCCCTCCGAGGTCGGGTCGTCGTCCGCGGTGCGGCTGCTGCGCGACCGCGCGGGCCTGGTGCGCAAGGACATCGGCTCCGACGCGCACACCTTGTCGACCATGGCGCGGATCTGCCGGGCGCTGGACGGCATGCCGCTGGCGATCGAGCTGGCCGCGGCACGGCTGCGTACCATGTCCGTCGATCAGCTGGCACGCGGGCTCGATGACCGTTTCCGTCTGTTGACCGGCGGCAGCCGTACGGCGCTCTCCCGGCACAAAACGCTGCGCGCGGTCGTGGACTACAGCTGGGACCTGTTGACCGAGGCCGAACGTGGCGTGCTGCGGCGGCTGTCGGTGTTCTCCGGCGGCACGAGCGGCGGGGCGAGCCTGGAGGCGGCCGAACGGGTGTGCGGGGGCGAGGTGTTCGCCGGGGAGCAGGTGTTCGACGTGCTCACCGCGTTGATGGAGAAGTCGCTGCTGCTCGCCGACGGCGAGGACACGCCGCGTTACCGGATGCTCAACACCATCAGGGAGTACGCGGCGCACCGGCTCGCCGAAGCCGGGGAGACCGAGCCGGCGCGCCGGGCGCACCTCGCGTACTTCACCGAGCTGGCCGAGACGGCCGATCCGCACCTGCGTCGGGCCGAGCAACTGGAATGGCTGTCCACGCTCGAGGCCGAGCACGACAACATCAGCGCGGCCCTGCGCGGGGCGATCGCCGAGGGATGGGCCCAGGAGGCGATGCGGCTGGTCGGGGCCGCGGGCTGGTACTACTTCGGCAGGCACAGGGCCGAGGGCGCCGAGTTGAGCATCGCGGCGGCCTCGCTGCCCGGTGAGGTGTCCGATGAGGTGCGGGCACTGGCGTGCCTGATCGTGACGATCTTCCTGAGCTCCGGGGTCGGCGGCGATCAGTATCATGCGCGGGAGTGGATCCAGGAGGCGTACCGGTTGTCCCAGCGCAGCGGGTATCGCCATCCGCTGCTCGGGTTCGTCGCGCTGCTGGAGCGGATTCTGCAGGGCCCGGCGGAGTTCCTGCCCGCGTTGGAGCCGCTCATCACCGACGACGATCCATGGGTGCGCGCGCAGGCCAGGCTCACCCGTGGCCGGTTCCGGCTCACGCTCGGCGGTGACGAGACCGACGTGGACGCCGACGCGAAGATCGCCCTTTCCGAGTTCCGCGCGCTGGGTGACCGGTGGGGGATCTCGTTGGCGCTGACCTTCCTGGCCGATCGGCTCGCCATGCGCGGCGAGTTCACCCGCGCGTGTGAGCACTACGAGGACGCGGCCGTGGCGATGACCGAGATAGGCGCGACCGAGGACGTGATCGGCCTGCGGGCGCGGCAGGCTCAGCTGTACTGGCTGCTCGGCGACGAGCGATCCAGCGCGTCCGCCACGGCAGAGGCGCAGCGGTGCGCGGGCGGGATCGCGTGGCCGGACGCGCTCGCCGAGCTGGCGCTTTCCAGGGCTGAGCTGGCGCGCTGGCGCGGCGAGCCGGAGCAGGCGCACGAGCACCTGGCCACGGTGCGGGCCGTGCTGGGCGAGGCGGACAAGATCGGGTCCATCCGGGCCAAGACGATGGACCAGTACGGCTACCTCACCGAGGATCTCGAGCAGTCCCGCGCGCATCGGACGGAGGCGTTCCGCGCGGCTGTCGAGCAGGCGTATCCACCGGCGATCGCCGAGGTGCTGATCGGGATCGCGGACCTCGCGCTGCGCCAGGGAGAGTACGAGCAGGCCGCGCGATTGCTCGGGGCGAGCGACAGCGTGCGCGGTACGCCGGACCGTTCGCTGCCGGACGCTTCCAGGATCGCCGAGGACACGCGTGATCGCCTCGGTGAGACCCTGTTCGCGGAGGCGACTCGGGACGGTGCGCGGCGGGATTGGCGCGAGCTGGCCGAGAGCATGCTCGCTTCCTGA
- a CDS encoding NADP-dependent oxidoreductase: MRAVTLNSVPATPSVADVPTPQPEAGEVLVKVAVSSINGFDAATAAGYLQGAMEHRFPLVVGKDFAGTVEAFGEGVEGFTAGQAVFGVVMKPFLGTGSLAQYVTVPAGYGIAPIPEGLGVQEAGALGLAGTAALDSITAVAPAEGETVLISGATGGVGALAVQLAVARGARVIATARPGAEAGFVAGLTDAEIHVVDFSGDLPAQVRALAPEGVDAVLHLAGDGSQLASLLRPGGRLASTIGLTADAVEVSGVTVHTIMADTSPQTLTALATQAASGALRVPVTATYSLEQAPEAFAAFGAGALGKLAVTCS, translated from the coding sequence ATGCGTGCCGTAACACTGAACTCCGTCCCCGCGACCCCGTCCGTGGCCGACGTCCCCACCCCGCAGCCCGAGGCCGGGGAGGTGCTGGTCAAGGTCGCCGTCTCCTCGATCAACGGCTTCGACGCCGCCACCGCGGCCGGCTATCTACAAGGGGCGATGGAGCACCGCTTCCCGCTGGTGGTGGGCAAGGACTTCGCCGGCACCGTCGAGGCGTTCGGCGAGGGCGTCGAGGGCTTCACGGCCGGGCAGGCAGTCTTCGGCGTGGTGATGAAGCCGTTCCTGGGCACCGGTTCGCTGGCCCAGTACGTCACCGTGCCCGCCGGCTACGGCATCGCCCCCATCCCGGAGGGCCTGGGCGTCCAGGAGGCGGGCGCGCTGGGCCTGGCCGGCACCGCGGCGCTGGACAGCATCACCGCCGTCGCCCCGGCCGAAGGCGAGACCGTGCTGATCTCCGGCGCCACCGGCGGAGTGGGCGCGCTGGCCGTACAGCTCGCTGTCGCACGCGGCGCCCGTGTCATCGCCACCGCCCGCCCCGGCGCGGAGGCCGGCTTCGTCGCCGGCCTCACCGACGCCGAGATTCACGTCGTGGACTTCAGCGGCGATCTGCCGGCTCAGGTCCGCGCGCTCGCCCCGGAAGGGGTGGACGCCGTACTGCACCTGGCGGGGGACGGCAGCCAGCTCGCGAGCCTGCTGCGGCCGGGCGGCCGCCTCGCCTCCACCATCGGGCTGACCGCCGACGCCGTCGAGGTCTCCGGCGTCACCGTCCACACGATCATGGCCGACACCAGTCCGCAGACCCTGACCGCCCTGGCCACCCAGGCCGCCTCGGGCGCGCTGCGCGTCCCGGTCACCGCCACGTACTCGCTGGAGCAGGCCCCGGAGGCGTTCGCCGCCTTCGGCGCCGGCGCGCTCGGCAAGCTCGCCGTCACCTGCTCCTGA
- a CDS encoding LysR family transcriptional regulator, whose translation MDLHPRLLRVFVTVAEELHFGRAAARLYVAQQALSRDVRRLEDQLGQALFTRSTRRVELTPAGARLLPGARRLLALHDELVAEVSSARGPLLVDVNMQGHEPPRPLVRARELAPGVEILARFHGGLASGAAAMREGRLDVSFGRFAGLPASVRKGLVQVPVRLDPLAVLVPEEHPLAALEEVPLGVLADFPLDAMAGNPATTEWTDLGERLAEEFGLTPATPHAPPVGTHEMGLYLQRHREPVLATAKVGGIPGAVVRPLIDPVPLALENLVFPEGLRHPGLDALLQAVTEIRSAERWLRRPPHSWLPEADEALLRQPGHGQGDGVSGAGRGP comes from the coding sequence GTGGACCTGCATCCCCGGCTGCTCAGGGTGTTCGTGACCGTCGCCGAGGAGCTGCACTTCGGCCGCGCCGCGGCCCGCCTGTACGTGGCCCAGCAGGCGCTCAGCCGCGACGTCCGGCGGCTGGAGGACCAGCTCGGGCAGGCGCTGTTCACCAGGTCCACCCGCCGCGTGGAGCTGACCCCGGCGGGAGCGCGCCTGCTGCCCGGGGCCAGACGGCTGCTCGCGCTGCATGACGAGCTGGTCGCGGAGGTCTCCAGCGCTCGGGGGCCGCTGCTCGTGGACGTCAACATGCAGGGGCACGAGCCGCCGCGACCGCTGGTCAGGGCCAGGGAGCTGGCGCCGGGCGTGGAGATCCTCGCCCGCTTCCACGGCGGGCTGGCCTCCGGGGCCGCCGCCATGCGGGAGGGGCGTCTCGACGTGTCGTTCGGCCGGTTCGCCGGACTGCCCGCTTCCGTGCGCAAGGGGCTGGTCCAGGTGCCCGTACGGCTGGATCCGCTCGCCGTACTGGTGCCCGAGGAGCATCCGCTGGCCGCGCTCGAGGAGGTGCCGCTCGGCGTGCTGGCCGATTTCCCGCTGGACGCCATGGCAGGCAACCCCGCCACCACCGAGTGGACCGACCTTGGTGAGCGCCTGGCGGAGGAGTTCGGGCTCACCCCGGCCACGCCACACGCGCCGCCGGTCGGCACCCACGAGATGGGCCTCTACCTGCAACGGCACCGCGAGCCCGTGCTGGCCACGGCGAAGGTCGGCGGAATCCCCGGCGCCGTGGTGCGGCCTCTGATCGATCCCGTGCCGCTCGCCCTGGAGAACCTCGTCTTCCCCGAGGGCCTGCGGCATCCGGGTCTCGACGCGCTGCTCCAGGCCGTGACGGAGATCAGAAGCGCGGAACGCTGGCTCCGCCGGCCGCCGCACTCCTGGCTGCCCGAGGCCGACGAGGCGCTGCTGAGGCAGCCGGGACATGGTCAGGGGGACGGCGTCTCTGGGGCGGGACGAGGTCCGTGA
- a CDS encoding response regulator: MTIKVLVADDHAAVRAGIVLILDGVEDIEVVGEAADGEQAVAMAREVRPDVVLMDVRMPRLDGISATRELAGVSDVLILTTFDLDEYVFGALRAGAAGFLLKNTDAESLVEAVRLVARGDGLISPGVTRKLIAAFAGQAPRREPVSDPGGLTPREREVLACIGRGLSNAEIARELDMAEATTKTHVSRVLNKLGLKSRVQAAIYYSGEGG, from the coding sequence GTGACGATCAAGGTGTTGGTGGCCGACGATCATGCGGCGGTCCGGGCGGGGATCGTGCTGATTCTGGACGGGGTCGAGGACATCGAGGTCGTCGGCGAGGCGGCGGACGGGGAGCAGGCCGTGGCCATGGCCCGGGAGGTGCGCCCGGACGTGGTGTTGATGGACGTGCGGATGCCGCGGCTCGACGGCATCTCGGCCACGCGGGAGCTGGCGGGGGTCAGTGATGTGCTGATCCTGACCACGTTCGATCTCGACGAGTACGTCTTCGGGGCGCTGCGGGCGGGGGCCGCCGGGTTCCTGCTGAAGAACACCGACGCCGAATCGCTGGTCGAGGCCGTGCGGCTGGTGGCGCGCGGGGATGGGCTGATCTCGCCGGGGGTCACGCGGAAGCTGATCGCGGCGTTCGCCGGGCAGGCGCCGCGGAGGGAGCCGGTGTCCGATCCGGGGGGTTTGACGCCTCGGGAGCGGGAGGTGCTGGCCTGCATCGGGCGGGGGCTGTCCAACGCCGAGATCGCCAGAGAGCTGGACATGGCGGAGGCCACGACGAAGACGCATGTCAGCCGGGTGCTGAACAAGCTGGGGTTGAAGAGCCGGGTGCAGGCGGCGATCTACTACTCGGGGGAAGGGGGGTAG
- a CDS encoding OsmC family protein, whose amino-acid sequence MDDRFDVIVSAGSLKVTDEHAVHFPHRWTPEGVSVRADFTGGHLLHLAAAGCVLNDLYREAAALGIELLGARVSAAGGFDTESWRSTGITYTVDVSSTAPAESIAHLIDIVDSVAEIPRAIRQGATVQRIS is encoded by the coding sequence ATGGATGATCGTTTCGACGTGATCGTGAGCGCAGGATCGCTGAAGGTGACGGACGAGCACGCGGTGCATTTCCCTCATCGGTGGACGCCCGAGGGCGTGAGCGTCAGGGCGGACTTCACCGGAGGACATCTCCTCCACCTCGCGGCGGCGGGATGCGTCCTCAACGACCTTTACCGGGAGGCCGCCGCACTGGGGATCGAACTCCTGGGAGCGCGCGTTTCCGCAGCCGGCGGCTTCGATACCGAGAGCTGGCGGTCAACCGGGATCACCTACACCGTCGACGTCAGCTCCACTGCTCCAGCCGAGAGCATCGCCCACCTGATCGACATCGTGGACTCCGTCGCCGAGATCCCCCGCGCCATCCGACAAGGTGCGACCGTGCAGAGGATCAGCTGA